The genomic interval CATCattaccatttttattttatgttttcgGCAAAATGTCTTCAAAGATGTAAtgctgaattattaattattaatatatatatttataaatacaaatattgatCAAACATAATACATTGGAATCCAGTAGTTACTATCTAAGATGATAATAATGTAAGTGGTAATGTAGTAAATTCATACAGTGATATGATCTGAATTATATTGTAGTGCACTGTAAGATagaattttactttttttactaCTCccacattaatattaattacaGTAATTTATAATCAAGGACAAGTTGCAgttgtgttgctttaaaaatgttttttttggtttcaattaAAACTAAATCCTGGGAGGTCTGAAAGGTTTTTCTCCACATGCAAAAGTCACTATTGACTACAGAGCTTTGGAGGTCAGAGAAGATGAAGTCATAATTTTGTTATGATAATTAAATATTACCACCATGTTGAAATTGCTTCCTCCGAGCTGTAAATCCCTCCTCACTACGCTCGACCACTGTGGCGTCAAGGGCCTGAGTTGTGACGTGTATCCCGTCTTCTCTGGTTCCCTCCATCATCAGGAGTaaagacaaacaagaaaaagaaaaaaggaaaaaaacatggccgACGGCACGAGTACAAGAGGAAACTCTGGTGAATTTGCCAAAAAATTCCAAAGGCGGCTGAGCAGAGGCAAAGAAAAGGTGAACGTCCGCGTGTTTTCCCAAAAGATTTCCCCTCTTCACTGCTTGTTGCTCTGAGCCCGACGTGTcgcctctccctctgcaggttCTACAGAGGCTGGGAAAGGCTGCGGAGACCAGAGACGACGAATTTGAAGTTTGTCAGCACTTATTCAATGACCAGCAGGTAATCGTCCTCCTGCTTACCGACAAAATTGGCTTTGAGCGAAGCGACAAACAACTTCCCCCTTTTTCTGTCTCACCGCGTTCGACTGTGAACACTGGGACGATGGATCGACTCTCAGTCGAGCGGCAACAAAGTAATGAATCTATAAAGACACAGGCCGTCGTGTAAACTCTCTTTGTCTGTTCGCAGGTCGATGGGAACCGCATCCACAAAGACCTGAGGAGCTACATCAGCGCCGTCAGAGGTGAGAcgcgcttttttctttttggcagacATGCAGATTTTTGCACGTTCTTCACATTCGCACTCCTGTTTCGTGCAGACATGCGTGAGGCATCGCGGCGTCTTTCCCAGTCTCTGTTCGACGCCTACGAAAACGACTGGGCCGGAGAGGAAGACCTGGGCGCCATTGTGGAGGTCAGGATGTCAACTGTCACCCGCTCGCTGTACAACTTTAATGTCAGGGTGCGGCCGATTATCAAATTTGCTCAGGAGGTtccctaaatcttgacgtgacccggaggTATTTGaccggcagccatgataagagctgttcggattctcttaATGATTAGGCAAggtgcttcagtgcttcctttcccGTCTCCTTTCGCAGAGGGTACGCTGGAGCTTCCtgtgcgaaaggaaaggagaaataaacgCATGCACAAAagtaaacgattcaatccaaaatagaagtttgaagaagaagagtacgaatatgacccagaagagacgtcatcatgtcagttactgttacatagGAGTCATTtgcatctgatgtcacacggtggtaaaacacgacagacgcatcacgacgcagtttagtgaaagtggagtcggatcCTCTTCCTTTACAcctctccttgacctcatgacgttttccaccgAGCTCAAGGAAAAGTAGATAGGAAGGAGAATTCGACCACACCCTTAGATTCATATAaaagcacggggggggggggaattcccTGTCTCCATGCATAATTAATGcaatatttatgttgttgtttttttttaaaaaagggggaggatCTTCTGTGGAACGACTACGAGGTGAAGATTTTGGACCAGGCCGTTCGCACCATGGAGTCCTACGTGAGCCAGTTCCCGGACGTCAGGGTAAGGCAGGAGGAACCGAGTCTGCAGGAGCAAACACAACCGAAATAAGCAGACGGAATGAAGTTCCGAGAGCAAACACGCTAAAACCAACAAGGAAGCTCGCGCGGAGACACGCACacgaacccacacacactctcacacacacacacacacacgcacacacacacacgcacgcacgcacgcacgcacgcacacacgcacgcacgcacacacacacacacacacacacacatacatacataaaatgCCTCCGTCGGTCTCGTTCCAACCCGTAGGAGAAAGTTGCCAAGAGGGGAAGGAAGCTGGTCGACTACGACTCCTCCCGTCACCACCTGGAGGCGCTGCAGACCGCCAAGAAGAGGGACGACGTCAAGATCAACAAGGTCCTTCAAAAACCGACAGcaaacatcttgttttttttacagtgtatttgtTCCAAAATAGACATCTCACAAGTATTTTTCATCctgcaggcagaggaggagatgaattACGCCAAAACTGTCTATGAGGGCATCAACAATGATCTAAAAGAGGAGCTGCCTGCGCTCTACGACAGGTCTGACACAACATTTCTATCAGAAATGACAAATCACATATGATTTGTGTggatttacagatttttttttgtcttctaaTCACGCGTCAATGTTTTTATCTCCCTTAGCCGCGTCGGATGCTACGTGGCTGTCTTCTCGGCCGTGGCAAATTTACGGGACATCTTCTACACGGAGATGCGCACGGTACGCTTTCCAACCGCCGAGCGGCCGCGTCGAGTGGGCCCGTGAAATGTTGCATCGTTTGGactgttcctcttctctctctctctctccccctctctctcagctcaaTGTCGACCTGCGGAGCGTGGTGAGGGAGCTGCAGGCTCAGCATCCAGACAAAGTGTTTTCCGTGAGGGGAATGCAGCGGTAATGTGAAGTCATTTTGTTTGGGAGGGGGGAAATCCAAGGAATAGATCGCCACCCTAATGATATCATGATATACCCGACAGATCACGAAAACACTGTAAATTATCCCCTAAAGACTTTTCTCagccttttccccccaaaatgcTTCAATGTCCATCATTCCCTGTGTTTCCTTCCAATATTTTCCTCGCTGACAAATCCTTGATCGCTTTGGAATCCATACCACCGCTTCCTCCGACAAACTGCTCTACTTTTGGGTGTGTCACTCCAATGATCTTCCTATTTGGGTATAGAATCTGAGTAATACGATTTTAAAGCGCGCccttggtttttttctcttctcctctgacatcatcctGCTGCATGTTGCAGCTATGGCTCCCTGAGGCGACGGACTCTCATGTCCCCCAAGGCCTGGAAAAGCAGCTTTTCTGAGTTCCACAAGAACTACAGCCCCAAAGCCGGCCCCAGGTTTAGTTTCAGGTCCCCGGACAAGCCCCGGCGCAGCACCCTGTCCAGAGAGGGCAGCACCCTGTCCCGGGACGGCAGCACCCTGTCCAGAGAGGGCAGCACCCTCGCCGTCTCGCCGCAGTCCCCGACTCTGGATCATCCCTCCGTTGAGTCCGGGGACCTGGACGCTGAGTCAAGCCACGGTGGGAGCCACAGTTCTCCCCCACGGGAGGACGACGCAGCGGGGACGGCGGGTGGAGACGAGCTGAAGTCGGGAGGAGAAGACCGTAATCGggtgggagaggagaagggcgaggaggacgaggcgtCCGAGCCGGAGCCCCCCGCCGAGTCTGATGATAAGGGCGACGTCGGGGAGGCCCCGCCGGCCAGCGACAGCAGCTCTGAGCTGGACAACTCGGTGGATTCATTACATTCAGAGagcctggagctgcagctgtccGCGGCAGACAACGGCCAACTGCACAttgaagaaagagaagacagcCCGCTGACCCCGGACGCCCGGAAACCCAACGGACTGGAGAACGGTGACGTGTCTGGCTTTGTTCCGCACAAGGTTTGTCACTGAGGCCTTGTGTTACCGGCCTCTATGCGTATTTAACCATAGTTTTGTGTCATGGCGCTCctgtttttcaattttgatGGACTCTTTTTGTTCGCGGCCCACATCTAGGATGCTCCTGCAGAAACCACGCGGGATTCCAAAAGCACAGACGTATGAGGTCGTCACACTTTGAcacaaggtttgtgtgtgttttatacaGTCTGACTCATGTTGtcattcctcttctctctttctctgctgcgTTTCTGTGTTTGAccgagtttttttctttcttccttctcttaAATCGGTGTTTGCCTGAACAGAAATGCACAGAGGAGATTAAATTCAACAGCTgcaccagaggaaaaaaaatgtggcggCCGACAGCTGCACTCGAATGTCCAACTGGTGTCATGGCTGATGTTCTGTGCAGAGACttgttcgtttttttaaatgtatctttttatTGAAATCAATTGTAAATACCAACTTAATGAAAAACGGAGATGGATGAAAGATGGAAGAAAACAGACTACAACATAGTCGCAGTACAAACATTTACTGTCTCAGTTTCATGGAGAACAGATGCTGAACTATAAGCTAATAATGACATTGGCAAAAGGACTGAAAACAGAtagaggtttttcttttgtttttacttttgtgaattttatttatcCAATTTTCACGGCAGGGattccttttccatttcagtttGAAGTTAATGTTTGATTCTTCTTTCTACTCACCAAATGTGAATCTGCTAATAATCGAGTGTATTTAAACTTTTGAGGCACATCTAAAGTTAGGATCTATCTGAAATATTGTGAAACTTAATAAAGAATGATTTAATTAATACTTTGTCTCAGTAGCTGTGGTTCTTCCcaacgtgtttgtgtgagagtgcaGAGAACGCGTGGACTGGAAGTTGTGTTGAATCAAATTACCACCAACCAATCTGTAAGGTACTGTTGTAGCACAGGAgctgggaccccccccccccccccccccccccccccccccccaaacgtCCCAAGCGGTCCCTGGTGGGCTACAGCACGTACAGGAAGTGCCGGGAGCAGGAAGTTTGCACAAGAACTGGTATCAGCAGCAGTGCAGTCGAGTCGGGCATAGAGCTGCTATTTCCTCTACCATACTAGTGGAAAAGGTTAtagtgagggagggggtggggggtcaaTGGGggccacagactgtaaataacgACGGACGtcttagctgtcaatcatgacatttctccctgttttttttaatcatataacTGAATAAACCACATTGTGCGACATAACAACTAGCTGAAATGACACAACATattcaaaatatgtattttgtgcTTACATTGACTTTTTCATTCGGCCCATGTCCCACCTGCGAACATGGAGGATGTGGAGGGGTTGTGGCTTTCTTTTTTGGGgcgctgtcattttttttcccagacactGACTACGAAAAATTCAGTTTCGTGAAGCACCACCAACGGGAAACTTTCCTgagcattctgtggcgtctgggtcgaggatgcaggaggcaggacatgacgataatgCCGCTGCCGAAAGCAgagttttgtttacagtcattgaCACTCGCTCGCTGAtgattttccagagattttcctgctgtatgtGCTCACTTTTGCGCTCACATTTATGGGGAAATTTTGACTAGCGGGCTGCCAGGAAAAgcaaggaaaatgtccagacgtctgaccagcgccattttgatttaaaaaaaaaacccagaagcaaagtttgcaatgacagtaggaaattttgttgttgttgttgtcagattATTTATAACTGTGGTGATGAACGCTGGTTCGAGGGACGCCACCTAAGGGGGCCACAACATACTCTAGAATCGCCTCTGATGAGAACAAGCTCATGTATGGAAGAAGAcgtgaaactagagattgaaccataaatgTTGACTGACGTCCTTAATTGAGAAGAAGTAGAGTCTTtttcctcatagacttctatagaaacaaccagtggagtcgccctctgctggtcattcgagagaatacaggatCCAGGCACTTTCTACggccatttttatatacagcctATGGTGTgcgtgggtgggggggggcttcagGGAAATGTTTGCCCAGGGGCCCTTTAAAAAGGTCGATCCGCCCATGTAGAAAAGCtctgtccagtttttttttttttttttttaactcaacaGTGATATATCTTGCTCATAAACGATCTTTGTCGTGGAGAcgggggaggaaagggaggggtCGGAAATCGAGAGCGTGTCCTGTGTGACTCACgagggcggagagagagatagagagagaggggaggggggggggggcagcttcTGACTGTATTTCACAGCCGCAgttatagacacacacacacacacacacacacagtcttataTTTCTAACTCCGGTTTGCAGTGGGCGCTGGTTTTTCTCCACCTCGGAACTTCTCTCCGGTGTGTAGAAGTTGGACCGTGTGTCGCGCGCTAAACGCTCCGCCGCGCTCAGGTGAGTGACGCTCCCGCGATGGACGGTGTCCGATTGTTTGttcagtggggtttttttttggtttctttcttcttttttattgtttgctcGTTTACAATCGTGGCGAGTGAGTTCACCTGAAAACTGAGCTCCACGCGTCGGTgccggaggagggggagggggaggagggggtcaGGTCACCTCGTCCGGGGCGAGGTGAAGTTAAAGAGAAGCTCAGTCTGTCCacgaagaagacaaagaagaggagagtcAGCTGAGATGCCGAGATGTCCAAATAAAAACCCTTTAGTCTAAAATGTGGCATCGTAAGAGAAACGTGTTGGCTGAAACTAACAGCTTCTTTCACTGTCGATTAATCggccgattattttctcgattaataaGTTAATAAGTTATATTATAGTTTAGTTAAATGATCCCATCCACAGTAATGTCTCGAGGGCATGTTTTGTTTGACCTAAAGTCTAAagtagggctgcgactaactCTTGTtgtcaggaaataatctgtccattattttcttgattaatcaataagttATTTTATAGTTTTGTAAAAAAGAGAGTTCAATTAAATGATCCAATCCACAGTAATGTTTCAAAGGCTTGTTTTATTTGACCTAAAGTCTAAAGTAGGCCTGAGACTAACTCTTATTTTCAAGATAcaatctgtcgattactttcttgattaatcgattagttgtttcgTCCATAAAATGTACTCAAATTGTctaaaatgtcgatcatgtcTCATTAGTTTAGTAGTCGATCACTAAACCATCAGCCGTTGTAGCTCTAGTGTGAAACTTACAAAATATCCAGTTTATCGTCACGTGACAAAGAAGAGTGTCGAATTGTAAAGAGCAagaatctgtgaatatttgcCAGTATagcttgaaaaatgactaaaaTGTTTAACCAATTATCACATTTTTGACTAATCGATTGAACGCTGCAGCCCTAGAGATTGTAATTGCAGAATCTTTGTGTATTGATTTTCacaaatttgtgtttgtttcttacAGGTTGGCACTCCAGTTAAAAAAAGCAACCATGGCTAGTAAGTGCACGTTGAATCAGTGCTGATTTGTGGTcttgtatttattattgtgaCACTGTTCTGATTCCCAAAGCTGGATCAACAACAACGGGGGGCCCAAGACGCCCCGGGGCCCCCAAAGGCCCCCAGCTTCATTCACCAACTGGTTCTACTTGTTAATGAATTGAAAGTGTGTATCGGCTAAGATCGGCTCCTCCcgaaagccccagtgtgtcattttttgtacTTTCCTGGCGGCATCTCGTGGTAcagttgcaaaccacaaccaaccgagcagccgacaggggacactttatggcggcgcaccgctgattccattccCGGcttccggcagcgtctgaaaattcaacttGCAAAGTATTCTGGACCCGTTTTGTGcgacaaccgtattcaacaggatgTAGCAAACttggcgactcacacggaggtcgggtccacctcatggaagtatatttaactcattcagagctgatggaaaaaacattgtgattatacgtatatgaacacatatttatggacactgtattcaatttctgtgaataagttcttctgaatattatacactgtagctttaagtctTTTGACATTAAGCGTTTTAGAACGTAtccgtgtaaaaaaaaacaacagaaaagcagcagattgTCACATTTGAGTGTTTTCTTGCATTTGTTGCTTGATCGCTGATTAATTAACAGCAGTTGACACTTGTGCTTTAGTATTTTTCATCTTgcagaattgtgtgtgtgtgcgtgcgtgcgtgcgcgcgcgcgcgctcacacTCCGATTTAAGTCATTGCATCACAGGAACATTCTGCACCAAAATAAAGAGGTTGACGGCTCTGATGCGGTTTATAGGCCTCATTAATGAGATTACCATGTAACACACAactctcggtgtgtgtgtgtcccccccccgcccccctcctcagCTTGGCGGCCAGACTCGGTTATACAAGTGGCCTATTGCAGCCTGTGGCCTGGAGATACAGTTGTTGCCCccgtgacctttttttttttaatcttccagCCTCAGCTGTGACGCCTCTGATGTCGGACTCCACGACTACAACCGCAGCCGTGACTGAGAGTAAGTGCACGGTTTTTAAGATCCGTCATAAAGTATTAGCTTATCATAACCGTATGTTTTTCTGCTCTTTTATCAACACATTTATTGctcgtgtccttttttttctttttcactctctctctttcacatcaGACATGGGACCTTTCACGTCCGTTcccacacaagcagacacaacAGTGATTCAGGGTAACTCTTACACtagttgttttttgattttttgttatTCTATTACAGTCACAGTTTACTTCGTCGCGGTGAAGATGACTCCCTTTGTGAcctttcttccctttttgtttgtttcctgtcaccAGTGGTTTATTGTaacaattatttattgttttattctcatCTCTCAGTCATGACGACGGCCGTCCCCGTGGTTGCCGAATCTGCGGTTGTAGCAGGTAACTGCCCGTAATTCATCCTGGaatatatctatttttaaattGGCGTGAATTCTGGAAGCAAACCCTTATTCGACAAAACAATTTCAGCCTCggtttcctttcttcttcttttttgcccctctcctcctcccacattCTTTTCAACCCCTAGAAACTTTATTCAAACATCACGTCGTTCAGCTCATTTGGGACATTCCGGCTCGCGTTCAACTCTTTCATAACATTCACACTCTCCGAAATGTTTTCCGCGATCGTTCGAGTAATTACACGTCGACCACCCGTTCCCTGCTCTTCATACTCCTCCGGCCTCTTCATCCAAACTCAAGCCAGCGATCCAGTGCAGCGTCAGCCGGCCGTTGACACACCAATACCCAAATGCGTATTAATTCTCGGTTCATTTTTGGATTAACCGAGAATGAGCTCTCCAGTCTCTCCAGCGTTCACGCCGCAATGTCTTAAGAAACTGCCTTTTCCGGTTACATTGTGGAGTcgtacattttgttttctcccgCCCCCCGACAGTGGTGGTTGTCCTCATCCTGGTGACGGTAGCCGTCCTGGCCTTCCTGCTCTACCGGTATCTGTGCCACAACAAAGGCGACTACAGGACGACGGGGGAGCTGGCTCCGGGAGAGGACCCCGACGAGGAGCACAGCAACCAGGCTGCGAGCGAAAAGAAGGAATACTTCATATGAACGTGTTGCAGGTAGCGAGTGGGGTTTAtgaaaaggaagggaaaaaaataatatgtatatgAAGGCCCGAGGactgtttatgttgttttgagGGGAGGGCTGCTACTCCGCTGCACACTGGCTAGAGGAACCACTTGtcaaaaaaggaggaaaaaaagtgctcTTAAGAAATGCAcaagcgcaaaaaaaaaaaaccaaagaggGAAATGACCGTAGGAGTGACTGTTGATGGatgtggagcaggtgacggGGACGACAGGCGTCGCGTGCAGACTAGCGGAGCCTCGGCTCCGAAAACAGGTGGTGGGATTTCCAGACGTGTACGAGTCGCGGTGATAAGTAAATACTCGTACGAGGGTGGAAGTGTGTAAGATTAGCTCGTGTGTTTCAGTTCTCTAATCTGCAATCATGTTGTTTCATTCAGAAAGTGTCATGACTGTCTTTtaccaaaacaaacattgtaCAAGAAGGAAAATGCTCCAGTGCTCTTTTCAGGGTagtaacctttttttaaatatatatatatatatatatatatatatatatatatatatctctcaatttttgctttttaaaatgatttttctaTGCAGTTCTTTTATAAGCTAGTCAAAAACAATGTCCTTCTTTGAGTAAAGGACAGAAAAACCTTATTGGTGCCTTGTGATTTTGTTCTACCTggctgctttctttcttttttgtattgttcCCCTTCTGCAGACACTTACTGTTACTGGTCACTTCCCTGTTTGAGATAAATACGGAAGGCAATAAAACTTGTCTATGGACTAGTGTCATTATTCAGTGTGTCAGCTCACAGCGATGTTTAATGCAAACTTTTTATCTTAAATAAGCATGATGTCATAATCATCGGCACTGTGTCCCGACTTTGAGATCGATGATTTTACCCCAAAGAATTCAAACGACAACACAGTGCACACGTACAGTGAATTACAAATGTTATAATCCCATAAAAACAGCCCAGCGCAAAATCTCCACCGTTATGAAGTTTTACGTTCAGCGTTTTGTTGACGCCACGTTCGAGTTTGGCCGATTAAATGTAAGAATCACCTTTCAAAGAGTTTTAACCACAAATATGAATTAAAGGCCCGACGGCGTCAACGAAAACTGAATATGACGAGCTTCATAAAGACGTGATTTATTGTGGGCTGGATTGAACAGTGAAGATAATAAAATTCTGCTGTTAG from Scophthalmus maximus strain ysfricsl-2021 chromosome 3, ASM2237912v1, whole genome shotgun sequence carries:
- the bin2a gene encoding bridging integrator 2a, with translation MADGTSTRGNSGEFAKKFQRRLSRGKEKVLQRLGKAAETRDDEFEVCQHLFNDQQVDGNRIHKDLRSYISAVRDMREASRRLSQSLFDAYENDWAGEEDLGAIVEGEDLLWNDYEVKILDQAVRTMESYVSQFPDVREKVAKRGRKLVDYDSSRHHLEALQTAKKRDDVKINKAEEEMNYAKTVYEGINNDLKEELPALYDSRVGCYVAVFSAVANLRDIFYTEMRTLNVDLRSVVRELQAQHPDKVFSVRGMQRYGSLRRRTLMSPKAWKSSFSEFHKNYSPKAGPRFSFRSPDKPRRSTLSREGSTLSRDGSTLSREGSTLAVSPQSPTLDHPSVESGDLDAESSHGGSHSSPPREDDAAGTAGGDELKSGGEDRNRVGEEKGEEDEASEPEPPAESDDKGDVGEAPPASDSSSELDNSVDSLHSESLELQLSAADNGQLHIEEREDSPLTPDARKPNGLENGDVSGFVPHKDAPAETTRDSKSTDV